The sequence caattattttgttcatattcacccagacttgtggcattataggtttctgcatattaggtctaccgttggaacaaaataagcccagagagttcattgatatgtaggcctattttattattgtaggctatatgagaaaaggccaagagtgtcttaagcacggttttattttatttcggtattgtctcacctcaacaaggctacagctccttgaaaacaatcagatataactcttataaagtctataaagtatttttatgttgtttttggctgctgtgtttgactgaaatgtagactattcttttttcatttcaatacagtatgatacaaacctcagtttagataataatattcacacatttttttttgcctaattgacaaccatgaccatgataattgataatataaaatgaatgtgcaccttgagaaaatgataaaaaaatctttcagaatcctttccattcttgaactgcatcgaattgcatcgaatcgcatcgctctgaatcgttttttatgaacatgtatcttttcttctATCGAATCGtgtccatgtatctagatgcgaatcgtatcgtcttttacatgagagattcacacccctaatgCACACCCatctacagacaccctcatgCGCGCAAAGAAACATTCAAAGCGTTGAtaatatttgtttgtttccgTGTTTCGTTCGTGCATTGTTCACCTAAAAACTAGCCCATATagtacaacatccacatgcaatatctttacaacatcAATGCCCAATAATGACAaaaaagttacctttagttttgtttcaatttaccgttgtgtatggttTCCAACATCGTGTGCGCTCTAACATCAGCCTATTCCAGCTCTAACGCTagcgttttgacaagcaccccCTCCAGGCCTCCACAGACAATAATGTGTAACTTTGAGATAGCTTTGCCACACAAAAAATAGTGCTGCCTTGCACATTGTTATTAGAAAATACTTACAGAGTAAACATGACAAATCAGtctgactatcttgttcatcaACAATGGCGTACGGACAAGTCATTTTCATAGCACTGACAGCTTTACTGgtataaatacttgcttttcaGACATAAACATTTTGAGCAAGATACGCATTTTTGCAGGTAATACACTATGTGGTGCAGTTTTCActaattttgagaaatgcacacgaaatgcacacatgtgcaagcgttaatgatgatttgagaaatgcaccaatgcgactgagaaaaactgtaataaaaaaaaaaaatacatatgagACCAATGTGCAAGTGGTGCAAAGCATTTATTTTTCTTCAGGCAGAGCAAATCAATGTGGGAATATACACATTACATGTTTATTTAAATCTCAATGTTTTCAACTGGCAAGAAAATCACTGAGACTCCTTTGCAAAATGCATCTTCACACAACTGGAAAGCTGGCCATGTTGGCAATGCCACACATGTTGTATCCCCTGTAGATGTAGATGTACCCCTGGTCTCCCCAATCTTTGCCCCAGCTGCCAAGGCACAAACAAGACGAACATAAATAGACAAAACCACTTGTGGACAAATTACCACCCACTGTGAGGTgacgcaacaacaacaaaacagttatactgTATGCAAAAGTATCTACCCATACAGATGACATGACCATACATTCAAAACTGAAGTTGTACAGGGCTTTTAACATTTCAACTGCAAGTGCAGCATGCCCTACATACTAGTCAGCAACAAGTCAGACTATTTAGTGATAATCAATGTAAGCAGCTGAGAGCTGCTGTAAGAGACAAAACCCACCTGTTTTTCACAATCCAGGCACTCTTGGTGTAACCCACTGCAAGGACGGCATGGTTTAGTTTTTTAGGGTTACACGCCCAGTCATAGTATACACCTAAAGACAATGTTAGGAGATGCTCAGAATTCAGAGGCATTTTTCATCTTTAAAGTAAATTGAGAGAGGAAAGAATCTCAAGGGTCAATGCAGTCTGACTAAAGCACAGGGGGCCTGCCTGATGTATGTACGTATAGTGCAAGGTTAAGAGTGGACGCTACACTATTTTTACGGCATTTTCATTAAATTATCAATTAATATAACTAATGCTAGTATGGGGAGAATTTCTACAGAAAAACATTTCTATGCTACACGCTATGATTTTACTCAAAACTGCACTGATTGACGTTGTTTTGGTCTGAAATGAAAATTCCCCTCCAAAATCTTACATTAGGTTGTCGTTAGACCGTAATTTACTAAGGTTTCATTACTTCATATAAGGGTTCATCACCTTCATAATGTCTTTAAAATGCATATGCAATTCATTTAAAAATAGTAGTGCAGCTTTAAGTAATCAGAAAAGTATGTCCCCACCATCTCCCCataaatgagagagggagagagagagagagaaagaaagaaaacacttCAGTGACGGCTTACCTCGTTTGTAGAAATGAAACGTCTGCTGACCTGCATCCACAGCCACAGCGACGGGGCCAACCTGAGCCACAGCTGCAGTCAAATCCGTCTCACTTCCACGGGGAATTAATACCTCTTAAAGTGACTGACCTAAACCAACAGCGGTCCGGTCAACTGGTGAAATTTGTAAAAGGGAAAATATCCAAGGCGGCTtggattgttttgagaaatgcaccaaacgTTTGTTGTGCAAACGTTAACTATGATTTAAGAAATACACCATagtgactgagaaaaaaacaactacatacagtatgagaCCAATGTGCAAGTGGCACAAAGCATTTATTATTCTTCAGGCAGAGCAAATCAATGTGGgaatacacacatcacatgttTATTTAAATTTCAATGTTTTCAACTGGCAAGAAAATCACTGAGACTCCTTTGCAAAATGCATCTTCACACAACTGGAAAGCTGGCCATGTTGGCAATGCCACACATGTTGTTTCCCCTCTGGATGTTGATGTACCCCTTGTTTCCCCAACTTTTGCCCCAGCTGCCAAGGCACAGACAAGATGAACAtgtaaatagaaaaaaatacTTGAGGATAAATTACCACCCACTGTGAGgtgacacaacaacaacaacaacaacaacaacaacaacaaaacagttataTGCAAAAGCATCTATCCATGCAGACGACATGACCATACATTCAAAACTGACGTTGTACAGAGCTTATAACATTTCAACTGCAAGCACAGCATGCCCTACATACTAGTCAGCAACAAGTCAAACTATTTAGTGATAATCAATGTAAGCTGCTCAGAGCTGCTGTAAGAGCCAAAACCCACCTGTTTTTCACAATCCAGGCACGCCGGTTGTAACCCACTGCAAGGATGGCATGGTTTAGTCTTCTAGGGTCACACGCCGGGTCAGAGTATACACCTGAAGACAATGTTAGGAGATGCACAGAATTCAGAAGCATTTTGCAGCTTAAattgagagaggaaagaagctCAAGGGTCAATGCAGTCTGACCAAAGCACAGGGGGCCTGCCTAATGTATGTATAGTGCAAGGTTAAGAGTGGACGCTACACTATTTTTATAGCGTTATCATTAAAATATCAATTAATATCTATGCTAGTATGGAGAGAATTTCTACAGAAAAAAAATTCTATGCTACACTATTCAATTGCATGTCTCCACCATCCCCCCAtaaattagagagagagagagagagaacacttcAGTGATGGCTTACCTCGTTTGTAGAAATGAAACGTCTGCTGACCTGCATCCACCGCCACAGCGACGGGGCCAACCTGAGCCACGGCTGCAGCCAAATCCGTCTCACTTCCACGAATTTCCTTAAAGCCTGTGCATTCGAAAGCCTTCATGCTATTACTGTAAGCACATCTCTCATCCTGGGGGATATTGATGTATTGGCATACAATTGATAAGTCTCAACACATATCATAATGTAATTATGTTTTGCAACCATTTTTGATATTTTTCCATTACATTACGAGAACGATGAGAAGCCTACCCGGCCTGTGTAGGGATATGCATTCTCAGAGGCTATGCCATTCCTGCGGACGTAGTCGAATGCGTAGACCATCCAGCCGCCATTGCAGCCTGTGTCCTGGCCCACACAGTCCACCAGGTTCTGGGGACTCAGATCCACCAGGTTCTTCCCTTTCATCTTCAGCTGGCCCTCCAGAGCTCCAGCAGCACTAAAGGCCCAGCAGGAGCCACAGGAGCCCTGGGGACACAAAGGGGAAACAATAACAAAGAAGCTCTGAATGATGCAGTTTCTAATATGAAGTATAAACCTTCTGTCAGTCTTGCTCCTTTATTGACTGTGGTGTGTAACTCTTCTTCACATGGTCTGGACAGGATGCAGTCAATTAACCACTATAACTATTTATATTTGTAACCAAGCTTACAGAGTGTGAAATACAGTAATGTCATACATATCACAATGCCTCCTACCTGTTGCCTGACAGGTGTTACACGGCCATTTTTACGGTGGTCAATGGAGGTGGGCACAGGTCCAGACTCAGGAACAAAGGTGTTATTGCTCTCTGCTTGCATGTCAGGTCTGAAGCCCATCATCTTCTCCACAACCTCTTCTCTCGTCTAAAGAGTTGATGCAGTGGAGAGTTAGAAATGGACACTGGGTGTACATGTTGGACTTGCTGTTGATTGATGTATCTAAATCTCTTACCATGTCCCCCAGGTGGTTCATGCCCAGCTCGTAGGAGTGGATCCCCAGCTCATACTCCTGGTTGTGCGCCTCAATCAGCTGCATGTTCTTCTCCCAGATGGACCTGCGGATTGCCTCCTCCccctgcagcacacacagacaaatgcagacagacagacagcctgaGATAGTGACAGTGAAGGATATTGGTGTCCGTTAAGATCCACCTTTTGCCAACCGCTAGACTGGGAAAATGGCAAAATATTCTCTGTGGCCCAAAGTAGATTCTGCTGACACCACTGTTTATGCAAAGATATAACAGAAAGACACCACAGATAAATTACATTTGTGAGAAACATCAACAATGTTTTTCTGAATAATACAAGGACACAAAACATAAACATCTCAAATccaaaaaatagacacagattTCAAACGTACCAAAATGAAGTACTCCCTCTGGTGGGTGGATTTCCAGTCCTCCCATGCTGTATCCAGAGCTGGGTTGTGTGTGGCTTGGACCAAAACGGATCCAACCACCAACAGCACACTTCCACAAAGGATCATTCTGGGCGACACTGAAGCAATAGTATGTTATTACAGTTTTCCTCAGTTGCTTTGGCACATTGCTCAGATCAGAATGGTAATTCTCAAAACTGTCTTTGATTGTACTGACCATTTCAATGgcataaatatttgcttttgtGGCATAAACTAAGCATTCTGAGCAAGATACAcacttttgcaggttatccactatgcggtgcagtttgcactaattgttttgagaaatgcggCAAAGCAaccgagaaaaactgtaaaagcaCTTAACATGCAGTTTGGCATGTGCTGCTATCAAATGTAGAATTGAAGGTTAACATTATACTCTAGATGCTTAGTTATGGTTTGGTCTATGATTAATTTGTTTCTGTGATTGACATACCTTTTAGCTTCTGATGGGACAGGGAAGCGACTCTTCAGACACTCCTGTCTCATCATCAGATCACGAAACATCACTTTATAAAGCCTTGTAAGGGGAACTTGATCAAAGCATCATCGTTTTTTTTTCTATAAAAAGCAAGATTTGGGATGTGGTTTGTGTTTCTCCCTTCCAAAAATGTCGCtttggtgagtgagtgagtatgtcagagagagagagagagagagagagagagattgggctGCATTGAAGAAATCTGGGTTGGCAATCATAAAGGCTGCTTTATGCTTGTACATCATTCAACTCCTTAGATGCCAGGGGTACACAGAGATGATCTCATAGTCTGTGGGCCCCCTGAAGTagcctttgccccccccccccccccctggccAGCCCACATTTAAAAAATCTTGTTCCGTCACaactcctctttctttctttctgtctgattCTATTCCTGACagaggtgaagttagttttatatttgatattcggatattcgacagatattcaattttttttaatgcagcCGGGTTTAACCCcgtgtttgcagacaatgtacaaacagataacctgtctacttgctcccagccgacctacttagggaccgtctataaagtaccttcggaattaccttcatagtcttttttgtcaatagctttgacatcatgtgacctagtgactacAAACCAATGttgaatagttatcctatatgggactcatcagacacacctctttttatagccactgtatgcacactgtattttatatgaatatttgaaagaaaatacattatttcccatGAGAAATGGTCTCCTTTCTTTCAATATCTCCCGTCATGTGACCTAGGGACTCCAAAcaaatgcagaatagttatcctatatgggactcatcagacacacctctttttatagtgaatgtgtgcacgctgtattttatatgaattttctttaaaatattcatataaaatacagtgtgcatacagtgactaaAAAAAGACGTGTCTCTGATTAAACGCTTAACATGACCAATAGGGCTACAAATTGTGGTTAACTAGTGTCGAGTTGTCGACAGCATATTGAGAGTAGGCCTA is a genomic window of Alosa sapidissima isolate fAloSap1 chromosome 10, fAloSap1.pri, whole genome shotgun sequence containing:
- the LOC121720392 gene encoding cathepsin K-like isoform X2, producing the protein MILCGSVLLVVGSVLVQATHNPALDTAWEDWKSTHQREYFILGEEAIRRSIWEKNMQLIEAHNQEYELGIHSYELGMNHLGDMTREEVVEKMMGFRPDMQAESNNTFVPESGPVPTSIDHRKNGRVTPVRQQGSCGSCWAFSAAGALEGQLKMKGKNLVDLSPQNLVDCVGQDTGCNGGWMVYAFDYVRRNGIASENAYPYTGRDERCAYSNSMKAFECTGFKEIRGSETDLAAAVAQVGPVAVAVDAGQQTFHFYKRGVYYDWACNPKKLNHAVLAVGYTKSAWIVKNSWGKDWGDQGYIYIYRGYNMCGIANMASFPVV
- the LOC121720392 gene encoding cathepsin K-like isoform X1; protein product: MILCGSVLLVVGSVLVQATHNPALDTAWEDWKSTHQREYFILGEEAIRRSIWEKNMQLIEAHNQEYELGIHSYELGMNHLGDMTREEVVEKMMGFRPDMQAESNNTFVPESGPVPTSIDHRKNGRVTPVRQQGSCGSCWAFSAAGALEGQLKMKGKNLVDLSPQNLVDCVGQDTGCNGGWMVYAFDYVRRNGIASENAYPYTGRDERCAYSNSMKAFECTGFKEIRGSETDLAAAVAQVGPVAVAVDAGQQTFHFYKRGVYSDPACDPRRLNHAILAVGYNRRAWIVKNSWGKSWGNKGYINIQRGNNMCGIANMASFPVV
- the LOC121720392 gene encoding cathepsin K-like isoform X3, producing MILCGSVLLVVGSVLVQATHNPALDTAWEDWKSTHQREYFILGEEAIRRSIWEKNMQLIEAHNQEYELGIHSYELGMNHLGDMTREEVVEKMMGFRPDMQAESNNTFVPESGPVPTSIDHRKNGRVTPVRQQGSCGSCWAFSAAGALEGQLKMKGKNLVDLSPQNLVDCVGQDTGCNGGWMVYAFDYVRRNGIASENAYPYTGRDERCAYSNSMKAFECTGFKEIRGSETDLAAAVAQVGPVAVAVDAGQQTFHFYKRGVYSDPACDPRRLNHAILAVGYNRRAWIVKNSWGKDWGDQGYIYIYRGYNMCGIANMASFPVV